One region of Eubalaena glacialis isolate mEubGla1 chromosome 6, mEubGla1.1.hap2.+ XY, whole genome shotgun sequence genomic DNA includes:
- the ROPN1 gene encoding ropporin-1A, translated as MPQTHKQICIPPELPELLKQFTKAAIRTQPQDLIQWAADYFGAMSRGEIPPVRERSERVTLSNWAELTPDLLKILHSRVAGRLIVHADELAQMWKVLNLPPDLFNSVMNVGRFTEEIEWLKFLALSCSSLGVTIARTLKIVCEVLSSDHDGGPPRIPFSTFQFLYTYIAEVDGEISASHVSRMLNYIEHEVIGPDGLIKVSDFTQNPWVRLE; from the exons ATGCCTCAGACACATAAGCAAATATGCATCCCCCCGGAGCTGCCGGAATTGCTGAAGCAATTTACCAAAGCCGCCATTCGGACACAGCCGCAAGATCTCATCCAGTGGGCCGCCGA ttattTTGGGGCTATGTCCCGTGGAGAGATTCCTCCAGTGAGAGAGCGGTCTGAGCGAGTGACTTTGTCTAACTGGGCTGAGCTTACACCGGACCTGTTAAAGATCCTGCATTCTCGG GTTGCTGGCAGACTGATCGTCCATGCAGATGAGCTGGCCCAGATGTGGAAGGTGCTGAATCTCCCACCCGACCTGTTTAATAGTGTGATGAATGTGGGCCGCTTCACAGAGGAGATTGAGTGGCTGAAGTTTCTAGCCCTTTCTTGCAGCTCTCTTGGAGTT ACCATTGCCAGAACTCTCAAGATAGTGTGTGAAGTGTTATCATCTGACCACGATGGTGGCCCTCCCCGGATCCCTTTCAGCaccttccagtttctctacacGTATATCGCTGAAGTGGATGGGGAGATCTCTGCATCACACGTCAGTCGAATGCTCAACTACATTGAACACGAAGT TATTGGTCCTGATGGTTTAATCAAGGTGAGTGACTTTACCCAAAACCCCTGGGTTCGGCTGGAGTAA